One Tachyglossus aculeatus isolate mTacAcu1 chromosome 18, mTacAcu1.pri, whole genome shotgun sequence DNA segment encodes these proteins:
- the LRATD2 gene encoding protein LRATD2 yields MGNQVEKLTHSSYKEVPTADPTGLDQDEGPRIGVSYIFSNDDEELEPGPEEGEQQQQHPRNQEIPAAQQVPYEPRLHEVECSVFYRDECIYRKSFCSGPAALRTYTPENLLSRCQPGDLVEFVAQAQFPHWAVYVGDFQVVHLHRLEVSNSFLTDASQGRRGRVVNELYRYKPLSPGAVVRNALEQVGARERELSWRNSESFAAWCRYGKREFKIGGELRIGKQPYRLQIQLSARRSHTLEFQSLEDLIVEKRRNDQMGRAAVLQELAAHLHPDEGDPDDPRIAGLQAP; encoded by the coding sequence ATGGGCAACCAGGTGGAGAAACTGACCCACTCAAGTTACAAGGAAGTTCCCACGGCAGATCCCACTGGGCTGGACCAAGACGAAGGCCCCCGCATTGGAGTGTCCTACATCTTCTCCAACGACGACGAGGAGCTGGAgccggggccggaggagggggaacagcagcagcagcatccacGGAACCAGGAGATCCCGGCGGCCCAGCAGGTGCCCTACGAACCTCGACTGCACGAAGTGGAGTGCTCGGTCTTCTATCGGGACGAATGCATCTACCGCAAGAGCTTCTGTTCCGGCCCGGCGGCCCTGAGGACCTACACGCCGGAAAACCTGCTCAGCAGGTGCCAGCCCGGAGACCTGGTGGAGTTTGTGGCCCAGGCCCAATTCCCGCACTGGGCCGTCTACGTGGGCGACTTCCAGGTTGTCCACCTGCACCGGCTGGAGGTGAGCAACAGCTTCCTGACGGACGCCAGCCAGGGCCGAAGGGGCCGGGTGGTCAACGAGCTGTACCGCTACAAGCCGCTCAGCCCCGGCGCCGTGGTGCGCAACGCTCTGGAGCAGGTGGGCGCCCGGGAGCGCGAGCTGAGTTGGCGCAACTCGGAGAGCTTCGCTGCCTGGTGCCGTTACGGCAAGCGTGAGTTCAAGATCGGTGGCGAGTTGCGCATCGGCAAGCAGCCCTACCGGCTGCAGATCCAGCTGTCGGCCCGGAGGAGCCACACGCTGGAGTTCCAGAGCCTCGAGGACCTGATCGTGGAGAAGAGGCGCAATGACCAGATGGGGCGAGCCGCCGTGCTGCAGGAGCTCGCCGCCCACCTGCACCCCGACGAGGGCGACCCCGACGACCCCCGGATCGCCGGCCTGCAGGCCCCCTGA